In Equus quagga isolate Etosha38 chromosome 14, UCLA_HA_Equagga_1.0, whole genome shotgun sequence, one DNA window encodes the following:
- the LOC124225506 gene encoding olfactory receptor 51B6 gives MWINASASSFLLTGFPGIEEAHHWISIPLLVVYISILLGNGTLLFLVRDDHNLHEPMYYFLAMLAATDLGVTLTTMPTVLGILWLNHREIGHGACFSQAYFIHTLSIVESGVLLAMAYDRFIAICNPLRYTSILTNTRVVKIAMGVLTRAGLSIMPIIIRLHWLPYCRSHVLSHAFCLHQDVIKLACADITFNRLYPVVIVFAMVLLDFFIISFSYILILKTVMGIASGEERAKALNTCVSHICCILVFYVTVVGLTFIHRFGKHAPRVVHITMSYIYFLFPPFMNPVIYSIKTKQIQSGVIRLFSLPCPRE, from the coding sequence ATGTGGATCAATGCCAGTGCTTCCTCATTTCTGCTTACTGGCTTCCCAGGCATAGAGGAAGCACATCACTGGATCTCTATCCCATTATTGGTGGTCTACATCTCCATACTCCTTGGTAATGGAACCCTTCTCTTTCTCGTCAGAGATGATCATAACCTCCATGAGCCCATGTACTATTTCTTAGCTATGTTGGCAGCCACAGACCTTGGAGTGACCTTGACCACCATGCCCACAGTTCTGGGCATCCTTTGGTTGAATCACAGAGAGATAGGCCATGGAGCCTGCTTCTCTCAGGCCTACTTTATCCATACTCTTTCTATTGTGGAATCTGGTGTTTTGCTTGCCATGGCCTATGATCGTTTCATTGCCATCTGCAACCCCTTGAGATATACTTCCATCCTTACCAACACCAGGGTAGTGAAGATTGCGATGGGGGTATTGACAAGGGCTGGTCTGTCAATTATGCCAATAATTATTCGCCTTCATTGGCTTCCCTATTGTCGATCCCATGTACTCTCCCATGCTTTCTGTCTACACCAAGATGTTATCAAGTTGGCCTGTGCTGACATCACCTTCAATCGTCTCTATCCAGTTGTGATTGTATTTGCAATGGTCTTGCTGgactttttcatcatctctttCTCCTACATTTTGATCCTCAAGACTGTCATGGGCATTGCTTCTGGAGAAGAAAGGGCCAAGGCCCTCAACACCTGTGTCTCCCACATCTGCTGCATCCTTGTCTTCTATGTCACTGTAGTTGGTCTGACATTTATCCATAGGTTTGGAAAACATGCTCCTCGTGTGGTCCACATCACAATGAGCTATATATACTTTCTTTTCCCCCCTTTTATGAATCCTGTAATTTATAGTATTAAAACCAAGCAAATCCAGAGTGGTGTAATTCGCTTATTCTCTCTGCCTTGTCCTAGAGAATAA